From the Ilumatobacteraceae bacterium genome, the window CAGGCAGTCCAGGCCCGTCGCGAGGTCCTTGGCGAGTGTGTTCATCCCGGACGTGCCGCAGTAGCGCGGGTGACCGTCGGGTGTGTCGGCGAACCCGTGGCACCAGACCCGGGCGATGTCGCGAGCGACCCAGTCGTCGACCTGGCGCCGGAACGCGTCGCCACGGGCGGTGAAGAACTGCGCCCCGTGGTCGAGCCGCGCCGAGCCGATCCGTCGAGTGGCGAGACGTCCGCCCACCGAGCGTCCCTTGTCGAAGACCACGACCTCGTGCTCCGACGACAGGCGGCGCGCTGCGACCAGGCCGGCGAGTCCGGCACCCACGACGGCGACCCGCATCAGCCGGTCGCGGTCGCGGGCGCCTCGAGCGACGTCGAGGTGGTCACGGCCCGTTCGGCTCGGCGGAGGAAGTCGAGCATGATCCGATTGAACGTGGTGCCGTGTTCGATCATGAACCCGTGGGCGGCTCCGCTGATCACGACCAACTCGGCCGTGGGGATCGCCTCGGCGATCTCTTCGGAGTCGCCACGCGGGGTGAGGATGTCCTGGTTGCCGACGATCACGAGCGTGGGCACCTCGATCTCGCCGAGTCGTTCGGCGAGCTGGTCGTCGATCGACAGGATGCCGGCGACCTGTCCGGCGAAGGCATGGGCGGGCCGCGACAGGGCGAGCGGGCCCATCCAACCGATCGCGGGGGCCAGCCGACGGAACGATCGTGGTCCGATCACCCAGCGGGCGGCGGCCGCGGTCATGGCGCCCATGCCCGAGGC encodes:
- a CDS encoding alpha/beta fold hydrolase; translation: MPYVRASDGVRLHYRESGRRSGPPVLMIQGLGADKHLWDLQRIALAPWFRTIAFDNRGAGRSDKPYGAYTMEQMADDAAAVLDHARVESAHVVGASMGGVISQIMALRHPDRVRSLTLACTACRHHPWRKELLAEWADTAQASGMGAMTAAAARWVIGPRSFRRLAPAIGWMGPLALSRPAHAFAGQVAGILSIDDQLAERLGEIEVPTLVIVGNQDILTPRGDSEEIAEAIPTAELVVISGAAHGFMIEHGTTFNRIMLDFLRRAERAVTTSTSLEAPATATG